A window of the Carassius carassius chromosome 36, fCarCar2.1, whole genome shotgun sequence genome harbors these coding sequences:
- the LOC132116575 gene encoding uncharacterized protein LOC132116575, translated as RQEMLALLSKGAIEEVHPSQMESGFYSRYFVVPKKDGGLRPILDLRRLNLALRSSKFKMLTVKSILSQIQPNDWFVTIDLKDAYFHIQIIERHRKFLRFALEGKAYQYRVLPFGLALAPRTFSKCMDAALDPLRLRGVRVLNYLDDWLVLAQVRLCLRLLGLMAAALPVIHLGLLYMRPFQWWTKRQNISPRCSPHRTISVTRRCVMSLKQWTSAEFLLTGVRLGICASRETVTTDASLTGWGAVCQGRPAHGVWTAAQRSWHINKLELLAVFLALQYFSSLLTGRHVLLRTDNTAVVAYLNHQGGLRSRPLCRLARRILLWSHDKFLSIRAVHIPGRLNFGADLLSRQTLEQGEWRLHPQTVNHLWHIFGEAEVVLFASSTTTHCPLWFSLSPPSPLGLDALAHSWPRTSLYGFPPIRLVPAVLCRIRRDRVGQLLLVAPRWHTQPWFADLINLLAGSPVEIPLRRDLLSQAQGRIWHPRPDLWNLWAWPLGGVS; from the exons agacaggaaatgttagctctactgagcaaaggggctatagaagaagtacacccctctcagatggagtcagggttttacagccgttattttgtggtaccaaaaaaggacggcggattacgacccattctggatttacgccgtctaaatcttgcactcaggtcgagcaaattcaagatgttgacggtaaaatctattttgtctcagattcaaccaaacgactggtttgtcacgatcgatctgaaggatgcttattttcatattcagatcatcgagagacaccggaagttcctcagattcgctttggagggcaaagcgtatcagtaccgcgttcttccctttggcttagcgctagctccccgtacattctcaaaatgcatggacgcagctctggacccgttgcggctccggggcgtccgtgtgttaaactatctggacgactggctggtgttagcgcaa gtgagactgtgcctcagactactaggtctaatggcggcggcgcttcccgtgattcatctgggtttgctttacatgcgcccgtttcagtggtggacgaaacgacagaatatttcaccccgttgttctccgcatcgaacgatctcggtgacgcggaggtgtgtgatgtcgttaaaacaatggacatcagccgaatttctcctcaccggggttcggctgggaatttgtgcttcccgagagactgtcacgacagacgcgtctttgaccgggtggggagctgtttgtcaggggcgcccagcccacggagtgtggacagcggcacaacgcagctggcacataaacaaattggaattactggcggtttttctggctctccagtatttttcgagtctactgaccggccgtcatgtgcttctcagaacggacaacactgcggtcgtggcttatctgaaccatcagggaggattacgttctcgccctctgtgcagactggcgaggcggattcttctttggtctcacgacaaatttctgtcgatccgggctgttcacatccccggacgactgaacttcggagcggatttattatccaggcagactctggaacaaggggaatggagattacacccccaaacggtgaatcacctatggcatattttcggggaagcggaagtggttttattcgcgtcgagcacgactacgcattgcccgctatggttctccctaagccctccatcacccctgggtctggatgcgctagctcacagctggcccaggaccagcttgtatgggtttcctccgattcggctggtcccagcggtattatgcagaatacggcgggacagagtgggacagctgttgctggtggctccgcgatggcacacacagccgtggtttgcggatctcatcaatctgttagcgggctctccggtggagattcccctcagacgggatttattatcgcaagcacagggacggatctggcatcccaggccagatctgtggaacctgtgggcgtggcctctgggcggagtgagttga